One Prunus dulcis chromosome 7, ALMONDv2, whole genome shotgun sequence DNA segment encodes these proteins:
- the LOC117634398 gene encoding kinesin-like protein KIN-14E, which produces MTMDLHPSMAQSVRTGRSSFSSSNGNGDTPLHNAAALSNGDDYDSDSSSLAPATPRTLSMDIPAELAGAIPLIDRFQVEGFLRLMQKQIQSAGKRGFFTKKSVGPQPREKFTFEDMLCFQKDPIPTSLLKINSDLVSRATKLFQIILKYMGVDSSDRVTPASLDECVELVGKMYKQTLKRTELRDELFAQISKQTRNNPDKEYLIKAWELMFLCASSMPPSKDIGGYLSEYVHNVAHGVNIDSEVRVLALNTLNALKRSVKAGPRHTIPGREEIEALLTGRKLTTIVFFLDETFEEITYDMATTVADAVEELAGVIKLSAFSSFSLFECRKVVTGSKSPDPGNEEYIGLDDNKYIGDLLAEFKAAKDRSKGEILHCKLTFKKKLFRESDEAVADPMFVQLSYVQLQHDYMLGNYPVGRDDAAQLSALQILVDIGFVRNPESCTDWNSLLERFLPRQIAITRAKREWEFDILSRYHSMENLTKDDARQQFLRILRTLPYGNSVFFSVRKIDDPIGLLPGRIILGINKRGVHFFRPVPKEYLHSAELRDIMQFGSSNTAVFFKMRVAGVLHIFQFETKQGEEICVALQTHINDVMLRRYSKARSATSGSTNGDLSNNFKPSDVEMYEKRVQDLSKAVEESQRNADQLLEELREKQKQEAKLQEDLESLKKSLAFEKQNVTEVTSEHDRLRSSCDEKDKALQAALLEKKGLEGRLAKLSNLVAEKNNKTQLGGGKNQNLEDEIKLRSEEVQAKEEIIRRLTDEKLLLEQRISGIEKTKADEIDFLEKKNEQERKALKLRVLELEKKLEGVNQELAVVKSTLATKNSEIASLQSNLKELEELREMKEDIDRKNEQTAAILRMQGAQLAELEVLYKEEQLLRKRYFNTIEDMKGKIRVFCRLRPLNEKEIADKERGTTTSVDEFTVEHPWKDDKLKQHTYDRVFDGNATQQDVFEDTRYLVQSAVDGYNVCIFAYGQTGSGKTYTIYGSDANPGLTPRATAELFKIMKRDSNKFSFSLKAYMVEVYQDTLVDLLLPKNSKRLKLDIKKDSKGMVSVENITVLSISTYDELKNIIQRGSERRHVAGTQMNEESSRSHLIVSIVIESTNLQTQSVARGKLSFVDLAGSERIKKSGSSGSQLKEAQSINKSLSALGDVISSLSSGGQHIPYRNHKLTMLMSDSLGGNAKTLMFVNVSPAESNVDETHNSLMYASRVRSIVNDPSKNVSSKEIMRLKKLVAYWKEQAGRRGDEEDLEEIQEERPVKDRADGRHSM; this is translated from the exons ATGACAATGGACCTGCACCCATCAATGGCTCAAAGTGTAAGAACAGGTAGGTCGTCTTTTAGCTCTAGCAATGGCAATGGGGATACTCCTTTACACAACGCTGCTGCACTTTCAAATGGGGATGATTATGACAGTGATAGCTCCAGCTTGGCACCAGC AACACCTAGGACCCTATCAATGGACATCCCAGCAGAACTTGCAGGTGCCATACCCTTGATTGATAGATTTCAG GTAGAAGGATTTTTGAGGTTAATGCAGAAACAGATTCAGTCTGCTGGGAAACGAGGGTTTTTTACTAAAAAATCAGTTGGTCCTCAACCTCGAGAAAAATTCACTTTTGAGGATATGCTGTGCTTCCAAAAG GATCCAATACCTACATCGTTACTAAAAATCAATAGTGACCTGGTAAGCCGGGCAACGAAACTGTTCCAGATCATTCTGAAATACATGGGAGTTGATTCATCTGATCGAGTTACTCCAGCGAGCTTAGATGAATGTGTCGAGCTTGTTGGAAAGATGTATAAGCAAACATTGAAGCGAACAGAGCTTAGAGATGAACTTTTTGcccaaatttcaaaacaaacaagaaacaatCCTGATAA GGAATACTTGATAAAAGCATGGGAGTTAATGTTCTTGTGTGCATCCTCTATGCCGCCAAGCAAGGACATTGGTGGATATCTGTCCGAGTATGTCCATAATGTAGCACACGGTGTGAATATTGACTCTGAGGTTCGAGTCTTAGCACTAAATACATTAAATGCTTTGAAGCGTTCTGTAAAGGCTGGTCCTAGGCATACAATACCAGGCCGTGAGGAGATTGAAGCGCTTTTAACTGGTCGAAAGCTTACAACTATAGTGTTCTTCTTGGATGAAACTTTTGAAGAAATCACATATGACATGGCAACAACAGTGGCTGATGCTGTTGAG GAACTTGCAGGGGTAATTAAACTCTCAGCATTTTCTAGTTTTAGCCTATTTGAATGCCGCAAAGTTGTAACCGGCTCAAAATCACCTGATCCTGGAAATg AGGAGTATATTGGGTTAGATGACAACAAATACATAGGAGATCTCTTGGCAGAATTCAAGGCAGCAAAGGATCGAAGTAAAGGAGAAATTTTGCATTGCAAGTTGACATTCAAGAAAAAGCTATTTCGGGAGTCGGATGAAGCTGTAGCAGATCCAATGTTTGTGCAGTTGTCATATGTTCAA TTGCAACATGATTATATGCTGGGAAATTATCCTGTCGGAAGAGACGATGCTGCACAGCTTTCTGCATTGCAAATCTTGGTTGACATTGGATTTGTGCGCAATCCGGAATCATGCAC TGATTGGAATTCTCTTCTGGAACGCTTCCTGCCTAGACAAATCGCAATCACACGAGCAAAACGGGAGTGGGAGTTCGATATTCTTTCTCGTTACCATTCGATG GAAAATTTGACAAAGGATGATGCAAGACAACAATTTTTGCGAATATTGAGAACACTTCCTTATGGGAATTCAGTCTTCTTCAGTGTTCGCAAGATTGATGATCCCATTGGACTTCTGCCGGGTCGGATTATTTTGGGTATCAACAAAAGAGGG GTTCATTTTTTCCGTCCGGTTCCAAAGGAATATCTACATTCAGCTGAGCTAAGAGACATAATGCAATTTGGTAGTAGCAATACTGCTGTTTTCTTCAAAATGAGAGTTGCAGGTGTTCTTCACATATTCCAATTTGAAACTAAGCAG GGTGAAGAAATTTGTGTTGCTCTTCAAACACATATAAATGATGTCATGCTGCGGCGATACTCTAAAGCTCGGTCTGCTACTAGTGGTTCAACAAATGGAGATCTTTCAAACAATTTTAAGCCCTCTGATGTTGAGATGTATGAAAAACGTGTACAGGATTTGTCAAAAGCTGTTGAGGAATCTCAGAGGAATGCTGATCAA TTGCTAGAAGAATTGCgtgaaaagcaaaaacaagaagCTAAATTGCAAGAAGATTTAGAAAGTTTGAAGAAGTCCTTGGCATTTGAGAAGCAAAACGTGACAGAAGTTACATCTGAGCATGACAGGCTTAGATCATCATGTGACGAAAAGGATAAGGCACTTCAG GCTGCACTATTAGAGAAGAAGGGCTTGGAAGGAAGGCTGGCAAAATTGAGTAATCTAGTGGCagagaaaaataacaaaactcaACTAGGTGGTGGAAAGAACCAG AATCTCGAGGATGAGATAAAGCTTCGTAGTGAGGAAGTGCaagcaaaagaagaaattataaGGAGACTAACAGATGAAAAATTGTTATTGGAGCAAAGGATATCTGGGATTGAGAAAACTAAAGCTGATGAG ATTGATTTtctggagaaaaaaaatgagcAAGAGCGCAAAGCATTAAAGCTTCGAGTGTTAGAACTTGAAAAGAAGCTTGAAGGAGTTAATCAAGAATTAGCTGTTGTAAAGTCAACTCTTGCCACCAAGAACTCTGAGATTGCTTCATTGCAAAGTAACTTAAAGGAATTGGAGGAAttgagagaaatgaaggag GACATCGATAGAAAGAATGAGCAAACTGCTGCCATATTGAGGATGCAAGGAGCTCAACTAGCTGAGTTGGAAGTGCTTTACAAAGAGGAACAACTTTTGAGGAAGCGCTATTTTAATACTATAGAAG ATATGAAAGGCAAGATAAGAGTTTTTTGTCGTTTAAGACcattaaatgaaaaagaaattgcagACAAAGAAAGAGGTACTACTACGAGTGTCGATGAGTTCACGGTTGAACATCCATGGAAAGATGATAAACTCAAACAACATACATATGATCGTGTATTTGATGGTAATGCCACACAACAAGATGTGTTTGAAGATACAAGG TATTTGGTACAATCAGCTGTAGATGGGTACAATGTGTGCATATTTGCATACGGGCAAACGGGTTCTGGAAAAACATATACGATTTATGGTTCAGATGCTAATCCTGGACTCACTCCACGGGCAACTGCAgaactttttaaaataatgaagCGAGACAGCAACAAgttctcattttcattgaaG GCATACATGGTGGAGGTGTATCAGGATACACTTGTGGACCTTCTCTTACCGAAAAATTCTAAGCGTTTGAAATTGGATATCAAGAAAGATTCGAAG GGTATGGTTTCCGTTGAAAACATAACGGTTCTATCAATTTCAACATATGATGAACTGAAAAACATCATTCAAAGAGGGTCAGAACGAAGACATGTAGCTGGAACTCAAATGAATGAAGAAAGTTCAAGATCTCACCTCATCGTTTCAATTGTCATTGAAAGTACCAACCTTCAAACTCAATCAGTCGCAAGAGGAAAG CTAAGTTTCGTGGATCTTGCTGGTTCGGAAAGAATAAAGAAGTCAGGCTCTTCAGGCAGTCAACTTAAAGAAGCTCAAAGTATTAATAAATCACTTTCAGCACTCGGAGATGTTATCAGTTCTTTGTCTTCTGGTGGTCAACACATACCCTACAGGAATCATAAATTGACGATGTTGATGAGTGATTCACTTGGTGGTAATGCTAAGACGCTAATGTTTGTTAATGTTTCTCCTGCTGAATCAAATGTGGATGAGACACACAATTCTCTAAT GTACGCATCAAGAGTTCGGTCGATTGTGAATGATCCAAGCAAAAATGTTTCTTCAAAAGAGATCATGCGACTGAAAAAGTTGGTTGCATATTGGAAAGAGCAAGCAGGCAGGAGAGGGGACGAAGAGGATTTGGAAGAAATTCAAGAAGAGCGACCAGTGAAAGATAGAGCAGATGGCCGCCATTCCATGTAA